A genome region from Gigantopelta aegis isolate Gae_Host chromosome 3, Gae_host_genome, whole genome shotgun sequence includes the following:
- the LOC121367592 gene encoding twinfilin-1-like isoform X1, translating to MSHQTGITASEDLKRFFASAKDGSIRLIKIAIQNEELVLDHSEPPVKSWEEDYNKLILRNLEDKQPCYILFRTDDHTSQGYEWIYIAWSPDFSPVRQKMLYAGTRATLKKEFGGGQIKQELHGTVKEDINLNGYRKHIESQNAPAPLTNEEEELDIIKKTEVHAEINVGSKHQTMQGIAFPISKAAWTKLEELKQGLVTYVQLSVDVNEEVVNLEMAENIKVGSLPSKVPKDQARYHLFNFKHTHEGDYMESIVFIYSMPGYKCPIKERMLYSSCKAPLTATIEQDIGIDIAKKIEIDDGNELTEEFLDEEIHPRKNVARQAFAKPKGPSNRGPRRIHKPGQENE from the exons ATGTCTCATCAAACAGGAATAACTG CCTCTGAAGATTTGAAGCGCTTCTTTGCCAGTGCTAAAGATGGCAGCATTCGACTGATCAAAATTGCCATACAAAATG AAGAGTTAGTTCTGGATCACAGTGAACCACCAGTCAAAAGCTGGGAAGAAG ATTACAACAAATTGATTCTACGAAATCTTGAAGACAAGCAACCATGCTACATCCTGTTTCGTACAGATGATCATACATCTCAGGGATATGAGTGGATTTACATTGCATGGTCTCCAGACTTCTCCCCT GTTCGGCAGAAAATGTTATATGCTGGGACACGAGCCACATTGAAAAAAGAATTTGGAGGTGGTCAGATTAAACAGGAATTGCATGGCACAGTGAAg gAAGATATCAACTTGAATGGATATCGAAAACACATAGAGTCTCAAAATGCCCCTGCACCTCTAACTAACGAAGAAGAGGAACTGGACATAATAAAGAAAACAGAG GTTCATGCTGAGATTAATGTTGGCTCAAAACACCAGACAATGCAGGGTATAGCATTTCCTATATCCAAAGCAGCCTGGACAAAACTTGAAGAGCTCAAACAGGGTTTAGTTACCTATGTACAGTTG AGTGTGGATGTTAACGAAGAGGTTGTGAACTTGGAAATGGCTGAAAACATTAAAGTGGGAAGTCTTCCTTCAAAAGTTCCAAAAGACCAAGCTCGatatcatttatttaatttcaagcACACTCATGAGGGTGACTACATGGAAAGCATAG TGTTTATCTACTCGATGCCAGGCTACAAGTGTCCCATTAAAGAGCGAATGCTGTATTCTAGTTGTAAAGCCCCACTCACAGCAACTATTGAACAAGATATAGGAATTGATATTGCTAAAAAG ATTGAAATAGATGATGGCAACGAATTAACAGAAGAGTTCCTAGACGAAGAAATTCATCCTAGAAAAAATGTTGCTCGACAAGCTTTTGCTAAGCCAAAAGGACCTTCCAACAGAGGACCTCGCAGAATTCACAAACCTGGGCAGGAAAATGAATGA
- the LOC121367592 gene encoding twinfilin-1-like isoform X2 translates to MSHQTGITASEDLKRFFASAKDGSIRLIKIAIQNEELVLDHSEPPVKSWEEDYNKLILRNLEDKQPCYILFRTDDHTSQGYEWIYIAWSPDFSPVRQKMLYAGTRATLKKEFGGGQIKQELHGTVKEDINLNGYRKHIESQNAPAPLTNEEEELDIIKKTEVHAEINVGSKHQTMQGIAFPISKAAWTKLEELKQGLVTYVQLSVDVNEEVVNLEMAENIKVGSLPSKVPKDQARYHLFNFKHTHEGDYMESIVFVLLQCLSTRCQATSVPLKSECCILVVKPHSQQLLNKI, encoded by the exons ATGTCTCATCAAACAGGAATAACTG CCTCTGAAGATTTGAAGCGCTTCTTTGCCAGTGCTAAAGATGGCAGCATTCGACTGATCAAAATTGCCATACAAAATG AAGAGTTAGTTCTGGATCACAGTGAACCACCAGTCAAAAGCTGGGAAGAAG ATTACAACAAATTGATTCTACGAAATCTTGAAGACAAGCAACCATGCTACATCCTGTTTCGTACAGATGATCATACATCTCAGGGATATGAGTGGATTTACATTGCATGGTCTCCAGACTTCTCCCCT GTTCGGCAGAAAATGTTATATGCTGGGACACGAGCCACATTGAAAAAAGAATTTGGAGGTGGTCAGATTAAACAGGAATTGCATGGCACAGTGAAg gAAGATATCAACTTGAATGGATATCGAAAACACATAGAGTCTCAAAATGCCCCTGCACCTCTAACTAACGAAGAAGAGGAACTGGACATAATAAAGAAAACAGAG GTTCATGCTGAGATTAATGTTGGCTCAAAACACCAGACAATGCAGGGTATAGCATTTCCTATATCCAAAGCAGCCTGGACAAAACTTGAAGAGCTCAAACAGGGTTTAGTTACCTATGTACAGTTG AGTGTGGATGTTAACGAAGAGGTTGTGAACTTGGAAATGGCTGAAAACATTAAAGTGGGAAGTCTTCCTTCAAAAGTTCCAAAAGACCAAGCTCGatatcatttatttaatttcaagcACACTCATGAGGGTGACTACATGGAAAGCATAG tatttgttttattgcagTGTTTATCTACTCGATGCCAGGCTACAAGTGTCCCATTAAAGAGCGAATGCTGTATTCTAGTTGTAAAGCCCCACTCACAGCAACTATTGAACAAGATATAG